The following DNA comes from Salvia splendens isolate huo1 chromosome 17, SspV2, whole genome shotgun sequence.
GGCGCCGGGCTACTCAGCTCGTCGTGGAATGATCTTAGATTGGTATTTGGCGTCGGAATTGGATGCGGAGCCGGGGCTGGAGTCGGGTTCGGGCAGGGTTACGGCGGAGGGTTCAGCTTGGAATCGCTCAGATCTTATTGGTCGAAGCCGAGATCTAAATctaagaggcggaggcgggttCGGGTTCGGGTTTAGGTAGGTTTGATTTGACCCGGAAATTTTGCTCTCGTTTTCGGAGATTTTGTAGCATCGTGTCTTTTTTAAATGGATGATAATGAAGTGTTATTTTGTTTCATACTGTATTTTTGTTATTAGTCGGTGAATGAGTatataattgattatatatatGGAGCTCCGAATTGAAAGAATGCTAACTAAATGAAACCTAATTATAAGCGTGGGATTAAGTATTTccctaggggtgtgcattcgggtttcggtttggttttttgccaaaatcgaaccaaaaccgaaaaaccgaatttagttcaaaatccaaactgaaccgaaccgaaaaaccgaaaccgaaaaaccgaaaccgaacttaaaaaaccgaaaaacccgaacaaaaccgaaaaacccgaaaaaaaaccgaaaaacctgaaaaaaataaatataatataaatatatatttatatatgtgtattttattttattttatatatactaatagaatatttatatttaatataaaattaataatacatataatatatattatatagtagagtatattaaaagaatatatatattatatataatataatatattaaattaatagaatatatatataattcggtttttcggtttttcggtttttttcttcgcccgaaccgaaccgaaccgaaaaaccgaaattttttaatttttaaaaccaaaccgaaccgaatttcaaaatttcggtttggttcggttcgaatattcggtttccggtttttttctCACCCCTATATTTCCCCAATTTTTAATTGCTTACCAATCATAGGTTAAAGATAATATACGTAATAATTTGAACCGGGCCGTTTAATTGATTTGATGAGGATTCGTCCAAGACTAAGTCTCTAAGAAGTAAGGAATTATGACTATTcatataaatattactcctaacAACCTCCCTCTATTTTACCATAGttgaaattgtttttaaattttgataaattttacTCCTTCATCCCATAATAtgagtcactcttattatgagtacgaattttaagaaaagttagtggaatgtgtgacctacttttttatattgatttataAAAAACGTGAGTGAAGTGggttaataaaatgtgagaacTACTTacaatttatggtaaaaataaagtgtgactcttattgtcgGACGGATAAAAATGGCAAAGTCtgattcttattgtgggacaaatggagtatcataattgagttatttttatatatgaaaaattaatactatgttTTCTATCTTCTACTACTACTTTATTAGTCTATTTCTCTATTTAATACaacaaacattttttttcttaatcattatgccaaaaaaaaatacttgaaACTAGAGAGAATATTATATTGGGATGAGTAATATATTCGGAATATCATATGGAGAGGTAAGTATGATTGAACTCATTTTAATAAGTATAAGCACTTCTTCGAAAATTATGAtctccaataaaaaaaatgtactatcAACTACTTATAAGATTGAGAATGATCCTTTAAATCGTTATATCATTTCCATGTACTTACTATCATCAATATGACTAAGTCCAAAATTCAAGAAGCGTAAGTGTACTAAATTTTGATTTCATATGTATCGTTAGCTCTGTATATCAAGCAGAAATATATAATTGTGGCCACAAAATAAAatgtactactagtataatattAATATCTATAATCTCGAAAAATAAGTTATAGCCCAAGCCTTTTGGGTCTGAGATATGTTGAAGTCCCTCTCTTCAACTTCAACCCAGGCAAGGAAACTTGCTGTTGCTCCTTCTGCCTcttctttttctcattctctttccTTTCTCTCTCCTTATCTTCTTGAACCTTCCTCAAactctccatctcctccatggCAGTCTTCTCCTGCTTCTGCTTCTTCTTGTGCTTGATCGTCGACATATCTGAGTCCTTCACCGAGAAGAACATGGGTCCGAGCTCAGCCAGCCACTGCGGCTCAACTGCCGTGGCACACTGCATGTATTCTTTCGCTGTGAGGATCAGCTCATGATAAACGACGTAGTCTGGAGTGTACCCCAATCCGTACAAGGCACTGCTCGGATGGAGGTGGCAGGGCATCCCATTTCTGCAGTTAACATACTCCCCGACACCCTTGAGGCGAGCTGAGTTGTGGAAGTATGCAGAGCATATGGCCATCCTCACTACATCCAAGTCGAGCCCACACGACGTGAGTGGTATCCTGAGTGTCTTAAGAATGTCGAGCAGCTGGGATCGTACCTCTCTAGCCTTGCGCAAACCTTTCACGTGCAGGAAATGGTCGTTGCACCAATCCCCCCGGCAGTGGTTAGACTCCCATTGCTTGTACACATTTAGGAGCGTAAGGTGGTCGGATTCCGGGACAAAGAATTTTTCCCTTGCGGCATCGCTCTCTTCCACACGGTCCTTGGGTCGAAAGAAAACGGAGGGCACCGAAAGCATTGACACGATTGTTAGAACCTCGTTGATGCATCCGAGCTGCTCACCCATTAGGAGCATCTTGGCCAATGGGGGATCCAAGGGAAACTCAACCATCTTCCAACCAATATCTGTCAGATCCCCGACGTTGTTCAGAGCACCCAACACCCACAGCTGGTACATGGAGTTGAGGATGTTTTCTTGTGGTGGAGGATCCATGAAGTCAAAATCTAATAGGTTGTCGATTTTTAAACTCTTGAGCAGCAAAACCACATTTCCCAGGTTGCTTCTCTGGATTTCTGGGACTGGACTGGGTAGCATTTCGTTCAGATAAGCGCTCTCTGTATAAAGCCGGTAGCAAGTCCCCGGCCCAGTTCTTCCAGCTCGTCCAGCACGCTGATCAGCATTAGCACGACTAACAGGAAACACTTGGAGAGCATCCATACCCATGCGGGGGTTATAGACTTTTATCTTACCATAACCCGTGTCAATGACATATAAGATCCCATCGACAGTCAACGATGTCTCAGCAATATTTGTAGCAACAATACACTTGCGAGCTCCATCTTCAGCATTCTCAAAAATCTTTGCTTGCAAGTCAGCAGGAAGCTGGGAGTATATGGGAAGTATTAGCAGCTTTGGAGCTTCCTTTTTGGAAGCAAGTTGTTCCATGCGTTCTTGAAGAGCATAACATGTCGCCTCAATCTCATCTTGACCAGTCATGAAGATTAGGATGTCGCCAGGAGCACTAGTGATGTGAATCGCCATCGCCTGCTTTACTGCACCCTCGACGTAATCTTCACAAGGTGTCTTACTGTACAATGTCTGAACCGGGAATGTCCTCCCAGGAATGTGAAATATAGGTACGCTCCCAAAAAAATCCGAAAACTTTTGAGCATTTAGAGTAGCAGAAGTCACAATGAGCTTGAAATCACGACGTCTGGCCACAACTTTCTTCAGGATACCGAAAAGTACATCTGTGCTTAGAGACCGCTCGTGTGCTTCATCCATCACAATGATGCTACATGACGAAGATAAAAGAGTAAAACAACTATTTACACAGCAAGCACTGCTCAAAACAACCTTAAATTCATGATATGCATACCGATATTTTTCCAGGTCTGAATCTTTTAGCGTCTCCCTCAGCAACACACCATCGGTCATGTACTGCAAGTGAAAATAGCTTGTTTGAGAACTGTTAACTAAGAATTAGAGACTTGAACTAAGTATTCCAGTTTGTAGACAAATGTACTCGCACATCAAGCCAATAGATGGACAATCCACTCATATGCACCACCAGTTGCAGCAGTTTGTGTACAGTGCAGCTAGTGTTCATAAGTGAACGAGAAATGGAAGTACTTGTAGAGAATATACTCTCACATCAAACAAATGCTACTAGCCAAGAAAAGCAACAAAAGTATAAAATTGAGTACAAATGAGGATGGGACAAGGAGTCACTACCTTAATAACAGTGTTAGGCCCGGTGACATCTTCAAAACGTATGGCATATCCAACTTTATCACCAAGTTTAGTTTCCATCTCTTCGCTCACTCTTTTTGCAACACTCATGGCGGCCACACGCCTTGGTTGTGTGCAGCCAACAATGCCATTGTTTGTGTACCCATCTTCGTGAAGATACTGTGCAGGGAAAGTATTTTTATGATTGAAACAATGTCTTCAGGATATACAGGCACAAATTCAGACAAATATttttagagtaaaggccaaaaccgGTCttgaacatatgctcattttacgattttagtcctatactttatcttttgaatttttgcatcctgaacatttgaactcggatcacaattggtcctatactaacaattccgtcaatttttaaacggttttaacccgattttgatggttttaacagTCCCATTCGAGTTtaaaccgtttaaaaatcggtcaaaatcgggttaaaaccgtttaaaaattgacggagtTGTTAGtataggaccaattgtgatccgagttgaaatgttcaggatgcaaaaaatcaaaagataaagtatatgaccaaaatcataaaatggcaTATGTTCAGAAccagttttggcctttactcatatttttataaatacaaCTCCGAACATACCTGTGTTAATTGTGTTGTCTTTCCTGAACCAGTATCACCAACCACTACGATCACTTGATTTTCGCGGATTACCTGTATTTATAAAAGATGAGATTAAATAACAAATACACCAAAAACTATCAAAATGTGGAATTGTGGATTATCGGCAGATCAGATTAGACTAAATGATAGATAACCTAAGATATAGTACATGTTTGTTGCATGATAGTTACATGGATTTCTCCAGAAAATGCTGAAATGCACAAACTCTTTCTCGAAGGACCCAACAACAAAGCAAGAAAACAGAAATTAGGGTAAATTTGGGTCAAAACTATTTACCACATCACTGCAGAACAAATGGTTTATGAGCCAAAACTGAGAATCCAATAGAATTACAGAACACCAATCTTATTTTCCATTCAAAGCTTCATGTATTGGGGAATACTTTAATGTTTCTacaataatcaattaagcatAAGAAAAGAGCTCAATAAACAACTCATacctgcagtaattcgtctcgTATAGAGAAGATGGG
Coding sequences within:
- the LOC121774900 gene encoding pre-mRNA-splicing factor ATP-dependent RNA helicase DEAH7-like isoform X1, encoding MGVCADREEKTPRDSSRGQEKEHNGEYGRKRGRYDRSTRKPGMFDWDDGRWEWEESPHSDGHDSSSRHCRPSASPMLVAVSPDVRLVSPWLGGRTPNSSAASPWDSYATSHTPIRARGKSFRSSSSQYGGSSNQAESTNGENGPESTSADQNHEITERMRLEMEYNSDRAWYDREEGSTVYDAADGSSAFLGDEASFQKKEAELAKRLVRRDGTKMTLAQSKKLSQLTADNAQWEDRQLLRSGAVRGTEVQTEFDDEEERKVILLVHDTKPPFLDGRIAFTNQAEPVMPLKDPTSDMAIISRKGSNLVREIREKQSMNKSRQRFWELAGSNLGNILGVEITADQIDADTAEVGDQGEIDFKQDAKFAQHLKKGEGVSNFAKSKTLAQQRQYLPIFSIRDELLQVIRENQVIVVVGDTGSGKTTQLTQYLHEDGYTNNGIVGCTQPRRVAAMSVAKRVSEEMETKLGDKVGYAIRFEDVTGPNTVIKYMTDGVLLRETLKDSDLEKYRIIVMDEAHERSLSTDVLFGILKKVVARRRDFKLIVTSATLNAQKFSDFFGSVPIFHIPGRTFPVQTLYSKTPCEDYVEGAVKQAMAIHITSAPGDILIFMTGQDEIEATCYALQERMEQLASKKEAPKLLILPIYSQLPADLQAKIFENAEDGARKCIVATNIAETSLTVDGILYVIDTGYGKIKVYNPRMGMDALQVFPVSRANADQRAGRAGRTGPGTCYRLYTESAYLNEMLPSPVPEIQRSNLGNVVLLLKSLKIDNLLDFDFMDPPPQENILNSMYQLWVLGALNNVGDLTDIGWKMVEFPLDPPLAKMLLMGEQLGCINEVLTIVSMLSVPSVFFRPKDRVEESDAAREKFFVPESDHLTLLNVYKQWESNHCRGDWCNDHFLHVKGLRKAREVRSQLLDILKTLRIPLTSCGLDLDVVRMAICSAYFHNSARLKGVGEYVNCRNGMPCHLHPSSALYGLGYTPDYVVYHELILTAKEYMQCATAVEPQWLAELGPMFFSVKDSDMSTIKHKKKQKQEKTAMEEMESLRKVQEDKERERKENEKKKRQKEQQQVSLPGLKLKRGTSTYLRPKRLGL
- the LOC121774900 gene encoding pre-mRNA-splicing factor ATP-dependent RNA helicase DEAH7-like isoform X2, giving the protein MGVCADREEKTPRDSSRGQEKEHNGEYGRKRGRYDRSTRKPGMFDWDDGRWEWEESPHSDGHDSSSRHCRPSASPMLVAVSPDVRLVSPWLGGRTPNSSAASPWDSYATSHTPIRARGKSFRSSSSQYGGSSNQAESTNGENGPESTSADQNHEITERMRLEMEYNSDRAWYDREEGSTVYDAADGSSAFLGDEASFQKKEAELAKRLVRRDGTKMTLAQSKKLSQLTADNAQWEDRQLLRSGAVRGTEVQTEFDDEEERKVILLVHDTKPPFLDGRIAFTNQAEPVMPLKDPTSDMAIISRKGSNLVREIREKQSMNKSRQRFWELAGSNLGNILGVEITADQIDADTAEVGDQGEIDFKQDAKFAQHLKKGEGVSNFAKSKTLAQQRQYLPIFSIRDELLQVIRENQVIVVVGDTGSGKTTQLTQYLHEDGYTNNGIVGCTQPRRVAAMSVAKRVSEEMETKLGDKVGYAIRFEDVTGPNTVIKYMTDGVLLRETLKDSDLEKYRIIVMDEAHERSLSTDVLFGILKKVVARRRDFKLIVTSATLNAQKFSDFFGSVPIFHIPGRTFPVQTLYSKTPCEDYVEGAVKQAMAIHITSAPGDILIFMTGQDEIEATCYALQERMEQLASKKEAPKLLILPIYSQLPADLQAKIFENAEDGARKCIVATNIAETSLTVDGILYVIDTGYGKIKVYNPRMGMDALQVFPVSRANADQRAGRAGRTGPGTCYRLYTESAYLNEMLPSPVPEIQRSNLGNVVLLLKSLKIDNLLDFDFMDPPPQENILNSMYQLWVLGALNNVGDLTDIGWKMVEFPLDPPLAKMLLMGEQLGCINEVLTIVSMLSVPSVFFRPKDRVEESDAAREKFFVPESDHLTLLNVYKQWESNHCRGDWCNDHFLHVKGLRKARE